Proteins encoded in a region of the Halostella limicola genome:
- a CDS encoding CDC48 family AAA ATPase produces MRLTVKPLKNRDPGSGMAVIDREALKDLGLSSGSFVTLQGRDGRSAVARVWPSDAEDAGRGVVRIDGQLRRAADAGIDEPVEVEPTEVEPADRLTVALPGNLRISGDLGSHLREELRDQAVTAGQTVAVPVGFGLFADRSGRRVPLRVVDTDPRGTVVVREDTEIEVADRSAEEVPVGGGDASPDAGEVAYDPAGVTYEDVGGLDDELDQVREMIELPMRHPELFQQLGIEPPKGVLLHGPPGTGKTLIAKAVANEIDAHFRTISGPEIMSKYYGESEEQLREVFEEAEENAPAIVFIDELDSIAGERGEAGGDVEQRVVAQLLSLMDGLEERGEVTVIAATNRVDAVDPALRRPGRFDREIEIGVPDRDGREEILRIHTRGMPLEDVDLGQYAENTHGFVGADLENLVKEAAMRALRRVRPELDLEADRIDAEVLDSIAVSDEDFREALKGIEPSALREVFVEVPDVAWDDVGGLEEAKERLRETVQWPLEHASAYEHAGLEPAKGVLLYGPPGTGKTLLAKAVASQSESNFISVKGSELFDKYVGESEKGVREVFSKARENSPSVVFFDEIDAVAAERGSGVGDSDVGERVVSQLLTELDGLEELENVVVIATTNRPDLIDDALLRPGRLDRHVEVDLPDEDARREIFGIHTEDKPLADDVDLDGLAARTEGYTGADVEAVCREAATIAVREYVRATAEKADAAVEDIELTVEHFDRALDEVEPRSAEDGGAPGEFDAGAVADAD; encoded by the coding sequence ATGCGGCTCACGGTCAAACCGCTGAAGAACAGGGATCCGGGCAGCGGCATGGCGGTGATCGACCGCGAGGCGCTGAAGGACCTCGGCCTGTCGAGCGGCAGCTTCGTCACCCTGCAGGGTCGCGACGGGCGGAGCGCGGTCGCGCGCGTCTGGCCGAGCGACGCCGAGGACGCCGGCCGCGGCGTCGTCAGGATAGACGGCCAGCTCCGGCGGGCCGCGGACGCCGGCATCGACGAGCCGGTCGAGGTCGAACCGACCGAGGTCGAACCGGCCGACCGGCTCACGGTGGCGCTTCCCGGCAACCTCCGGATCTCCGGCGACCTCGGCTCGCACCTCCGCGAGGAGCTCCGCGACCAGGCCGTGACCGCGGGCCAGACCGTCGCGGTCCCGGTCGGCTTCGGCCTGTTCGCCGACCGGTCGGGGCGGCGCGTCCCCCTGCGGGTCGTCGACACCGACCCCCGCGGCACGGTCGTCGTCCGCGAGGACACCGAGATCGAGGTCGCCGACCGGAGCGCCGAGGAGGTCCCCGTCGGGGGCGGCGACGCGTCGCCCGACGCGGGCGAGGTCGCCTACGACCCGGCAGGCGTAACCTACGAGGACGTCGGCGGCCTCGACGACGAGCTCGACCAGGTCCGCGAGATGATCGAGCTGCCGATGCGCCACCCCGAGCTGTTCCAGCAGCTCGGCATCGAGCCGCCGAAGGGCGTCCTCCTGCACGGCCCGCCCGGCACCGGCAAGACGCTGATCGCGAAGGCCGTCGCCAACGAGATCGACGCCCACTTCCGGACGATCAGCGGGCCGGAGATCATGTCGAAGTACTACGGCGAGAGCGAGGAGCAGCTCCGCGAGGTGTTCGAGGAGGCCGAGGAGAACGCCCCCGCGATCGTGTTCATCGACGAGCTCGACTCCATCGCCGGCGAGCGCGGGGAGGCCGGCGGCGACGTTGAGCAGCGCGTCGTCGCCCAGCTGCTCAGCCTGATGGACGGGCTCGAGGAGCGCGGCGAGGTGACGGTGATCGCGGCGACGAACCGCGTCGACGCCGTCGACCCCGCGCTCCGCCGCCCCGGCCGCTTCGACCGCGAGATCGAGATCGGCGTCCCGGACCGCGACGGCCGCGAGGAGATCCTCCGGATCCACACGCGCGGCATGCCGCTCGAAGACGTCGATCTCGGTCAGTACGCCGAGAACACCCACGGCTTCGTCGGCGCGGACCTAGAGAACCTCGTGAAGGAGGCCGCGATGCGCGCTCTCCGGCGGGTACGGCCCGAACTCGACCTCGAAGCGGACCGGATCGACGCCGAGGTGCTCGACTCCATCGCCGTCTCGGACGAGGACTTCCGCGAGGCGCTGAAGGGGATCGAGCCCTCGGCGCTGCGCGAGGTGTTCGTCGAGGTGCCCGACGTCGCCTGGGACGACGTGGGCGGCCTGGAGGAGGCGAAAGAGCGCCTCCGCGAGACCGTCCAGTGGCCGCTGGAGCACGCGAGCGCCTACGAGCACGCGGGCCTCGAACCGGCGAAGGGCGTCCTGCTGTACGGCCCGCCGGGCACCGGCAAGACCCTGCTGGCGAAGGCCGTCGCCAGCCAGTCCGAGAGCAACTTCATCTCCGTCAAGGGGTCCGAGCTGTTCGACAAGTACGTCGGCGAGAGCGAGAAGGGCGTCCGCGAGGTGTTCAGCAAGGCCCGCGAGAACTCCCCGTCGGTCGTCTTCTTCGACGAGATCGACGCGGTCGCCGCCGAGCGCGGGAGCGGCGTCGGCGACAGCGACGTCGGCGAGCGCGTCGTCTCGCAGCTGCTGACCGAGCTCGACGGCCTCGAGGAGCTGGAGAACGTGGTCGTCATCGCGACGACCAACCGCCCGGACCTCATCGACGACGCCCTGCTCCGGCCCGGTCGCCTCGACCGCCACGTCGAGGTCGACCTCCCGGACGAGGACGCCCGCCGCGAGATCTTCGGGATCCACACCGAGGACAAGCCGCTGGCCGACGACGTCGACCTCGACGGCCTCGCCGCCCGGACCGAGGGCTACACGGGGGCCGACGTCGAGGCCGTCTGCCGCGAGGCGGCGACGATCGCCGTCCGGGAGTACGTCCGCGCGACCGCCGAGAAGGCGGACGCCGCGGTCGAGGACATCGAACTGACCGTCGAACACTTCGATCGGGCGCTCGACGAGGTCGAGCCCCGCTCGGCCGAGGACGGCGGCGCGCCCGGCGAGTTCGACGCCGGCGCCGTGGCCGACGCGGACTGA
- a CDS encoding Hsp20/alpha crystallin family protein: MALRRNPASNWLRSANVPSRLFETTESDYELYEEDDEFVLTVELPGFDPADIDVSWNEGVLNVAAEHEDEKRDRQRTYHRRFRFPKDVDDEAIAAEYTNGILEVRLPVATGITRGKTIEVEG; encoded by the coding sequence ATGGCTCTGCGTCGCAATCCCGCCAGCAACTGGCTGCGAAGCGCGAACGTACCGAGCCGACTGTTCGAGACGACCGAGAGCGACTACGAGCTGTACGAGGAGGACGACGAGTTCGTCCTCACCGTCGAGCTGCCGGGCTTCGACCCCGCCGACATCGACGTGTCGTGGAACGAGGGCGTGCTGAACGTCGCCGCCGAACACGAGGACGAGAAGCGCGACCGGCAACGGACCTACCACCGCCGGTTCCGGTTCCCGAAGGACGTCGACGACGAGGCCATCGCCGCCGAGTACACGAACGGCATCCTCGAGGTCCGCCTCCCGGTCGCGACCGGGATCACGCGCGGGAAGACGATCGAAGTCGAGGGGTGA
- a CDS encoding translation initiation factor eIF-1A codes for MTEESQRKNLRMPDDDELFAVVTEHNGGNHVRVRCEDGKNRMGRIPGRMKYRTWINEDDVVLVEPWDWQDEKANIEWRYSGQDADQLRREGHID; via the coding sequence GTGACTGAAGAATCCCAGCGAAAGAACCTTCGCATGCCCGACGACGACGAGCTGTTCGCCGTCGTCACCGAACACAACGGCGGTAACCACGTCCGCGTCCGCTGCGAGGACGGCAAGAACCGGATGGGCCGGATCCCCGGCCGCATGAAGTACCGGACCTGGATCAACGAGGACGACGTCGTGCTCGTGGAGCCGTGGGACTGGCAGGACGAGAAGGCCAACATCGAGTGGCGCTACTCGGGCCAGGACGCCGACCAGCTTCGCCGCGAAGGCCACATCGACTAA
- the pdhA gene encoding pyruvate dehydrogenase (acetyl-transferring) E1 component subunit alpha has protein sequence MPRDLFDRAPDDTVRVLDAGGNVVAPDLVPDLDDETLASMLRDMRFCRRFDDRMTSLQRQGRMGTYSSLAGQEGSQIGSTYALADEDTIFYQYREHGAVAAREMPWEYLIYWMGHERGNSAIAEANVFPLNITIGDHVPHAVGWSWASKLNGDERASLVHFGDGATSEGDFHEGMNFAGVFDTPTVFFCNNNQWAISVPREKQTASETLAQKAHAYGFEGVQVDGMDPLATFVATKAAREKAVAPDDEPRPTMIEAVQYRFGAHTTADDPSVYREDEEVERWKQRDPLDRFEAFLRDRGIVDDDRVAAMDEAIDATLSELIEEAEAFEGNPAEMFEHVYAEPTDGLREQRAYLADLRERHGDDALLEDE, from the coding sequence ATGCCACGCGACCTCTTCGACCGGGCTCCCGACGACACGGTGCGTGTTCTCGACGCCGGCGGGAACGTCGTCGCACCGGATCTGGTCCCGGACCTCGACGACGAGACGCTGGCGTCGATGCTCCGGGACATGCGCTTCTGCCGGCGCTTCGACGACCGCATGACCAGCCTCCAGCGGCAGGGACGGATGGGCACCTACTCCTCGCTAGCCGGGCAGGAGGGGTCGCAGATCGGCTCGACGTACGCGCTCGCCGACGAGGACACGATCTTCTACCAGTACCGCGAGCACGGGGCCGTCGCCGCCCGCGAGATGCCCTGGGAGTACCTGATCTACTGGATGGGCCACGAGCGCGGCAACTCGGCCATCGCCGAGGCGAACGTCTTCCCGCTCAACATCACCATCGGCGACCACGTCCCCCACGCCGTCGGCTGGTCCTGGGCGTCGAAGCTGAACGGCGACGAGCGCGCCAGCCTGGTCCACTTCGGCGACGGCGCGACCAGCGAGGGCGACTTCCACGAGGGCATGAACTTCGCCGGCGTGTTCGACACGCCGACGGTGTTTTTCTGCAACAACAACCAGTGGGCCATCTCGGTCCCGCGCGAGAAGCAGACCGCGAGCGAGACGCTGGCGCAGAAGGCCCACGCCTACGGCTTCGAGGGGGTTCAGGTCGACGGGATGGACCCGCTGGCGACGTTCGTCGCGACGAAGGCGGCCCGCGAGAAGGCCGTCGCCCCCGACGACGAGCCGCGGCCGACGATGATCGAGGCCGTTCAGTACCGCTTCGGCGCGCACACAACGGCGGACGACCCCTCCGTCTACCGCGAGGACGAGGAAGTCGAGCGCTGGAAACAGCGGGATCCGCTCGACCGCTTCGAGGCGTTTCTCCGGGACCGGGGGATCGTCGACGACGACCGCGTCGCCGCGATGGACGAGGCGATCGACGCGACGCTATCGGAACTGATCGAGGAAGCGGAGGCGTTCGAGGGGAACCCGGCGGAGATGTTCGAACACGTCTACGCGGAGCCGACCGACGGCCTGCGGGAGCAGCGGGCGTATCTGGCGGACCTCCGCGAGCGCCACGGCGACGACGCGCTGCTGGAAGACGAGTGA
- a CDS encoding fumarylacetoacetate hydrolase family protein: MRLARVRTDDGAVTGEYEDGVVRADGEEYAVGGPDGADLLPPCVPSAMYCVGRNYAETLDQMDYERPEQPDWFIKPPASVHPPGEPVEYPEWTDELTYAGELAAVIDETCADLAPDEVDDVVRGYTIMNDLDALDQPGRTARKAFDGSGPLGPWIETDVDPENLDVTTHVGGELRQEANTELMLFPPRETIAFLSERYTFRPGDVVAFGSPANPGLVEPGEEVEIRYEGIGTLRNEVVSE; encoded by the coding sequence ATGCGACTCGCACGCGTTCGAACCGACGACGGCGCGGTGACCGGCGAGTACGAGGACGGCGTGGTTCGCGCGGACGGCGAGGAGTACGCCGTCGGCGGACCAGACGGCGCCGACCTGCTCCCGCCCTGCGTCCCGTCGGCGATGTACTGCGTCGGCCGGAACTACGCCGAGACGCTCGACCAGATGGACTACGAGCGCCCCGAGCAGCCGGACTGGTTCATCAAGCCGCCCGCGTCCGTTCACCCGCCGGGCGAGCCCGTCGAGTACCCCGAGTGGACGGACGAACTGACCTACGCCGGCGAGCTGGCCGCGGTCATCGACGAGACGTGCGCGGACCTCGCGCCCGACGAGGTAGACGACGTCGTCCGCGGGTACACCATCATGAACGACCTCGACGCGCTCGACCAGCCCGGCCGCACCGCCCGGAAGGCGTTCGACGGGTCGGGACCGCTCGGGCCGTGGATCGAGACCGACGTCGACCCGGAGAACCTCGACGTGACGACGCACGTGGGCGGCGAGTTACGACAGGAGGCGAACACCGAACTGATGCTGTTCCCGCCGCGGGAGACGATCGCCTTCCTCTCGGAGCGGTACACGTTCCGGCCGGGCGACGTGGTCGCGTTCGGTAGCCCGGCGAATCCGGGCCTCGTCGAACCGGGAGAAGAGGTCGAGATCCGGTACGAGGGGATCGGGACGCTCCGGAACGAAGTCGTCTCGGAGTAG
- a CDS encoding AI-2E family transporter, with protein MTPALPAVDRSRAGWWFLTLVLAAAFAFVLHELVGTFVLGLFVYYGMRPLDRRFRGHLSRGASAGLTLVAIAVPVLVLVGSVIVVAIQELGPSGVDAVASALESYVGIDPTRNPVDELKTLAADADTDSAIGIATTGAGALAFLADGLLHVVIALAIAFYLLRDDDSIRSWFCDNVADEGDALFAYLTAVDSDLATIYFGNVVLLGLVAAMATVVYHGYNLVAPSAVAIPAPTALAMLTGFASLVPLVVGKVVYVPLTAALAAMAVRTDPALLVFPVVLFAVCLAVLDLLPMTYLLPRIAGRKTHVGLVLLAYVLGPVLFGWYGLFFGPLVLVLGIQLLRIGFTELIHGDAVTPRVNAGESIGADPETEE; from the coding sequence ATGACGCCTGCACTGCCGGCCGTCGACCGGTCCCGCGCCGGGTGGTGGTTCCTCACGCTCGTGCTCGCGGCGGCGTTCGCGTTCGTCCTCCACGAGCTCGTCGGGACGTTCGTCCTCGGCCTGTTCGTCTACTACGGGATGCGGCCGCTGGACCGCCGGTTCAGGGGGCACCTGTCACGCGGGGCGTCCGCGGGCCTGACGCTCGTCGCGATCGCCGTTCCCGTGCTGGTGCTGGTCGGCTCGGTCATCGTCGTGGCGATCCAGGAACTCGGGCCGAGCGGGGTCGACGCGGTGGCGAGCGCGCTGGAGTCGTACGTCGGGATCGACCCCACGCGGAACCCCGTGGACGAACTGAAGACGCTGGCCGCGGACGCCGACACCGACTCGGCGATAGGGATCGCTACGACCGGCGCCGGAGCGCTGGCCTTTCTCGCGGACGGCCTCCTCCACGTCGTCATCGCGCTCGCCATCGCCTTCTACCTCCTCCGGGACGACGACAGCATCCGGTCGTGGTTCTGTGACAACGTCGCCGACGAGGGGGACGCGCTGTTCGCGTACCTCACCGCCGTCGACAGCGACCTCGCGACGATCTACTTCGGGAACGTCGTGCTTCTCGGCCTCGTCGCCGCGATGGCGACGGTCGTCTACCACGGGTACAACCTCGTCGCGCCGTCGGCGGTCGCGATCCCTGCGCCGACCGCGCTGGCGATGCTGACCGGCTTCGCCAGCCTGGTCCCCCTCGTGGTCGGGAAAGTCGTGTACGTGCCGCTGACGGCAGCTCTGGCGGCGATGGCGGTGCGGACGGACCCGGCGCTGCTCGTCTTCCCTGTCGTGCTGTTCGCGGTCTGTCTGGCCGTCCTCGACCTGCTGCCCATGACGTACCTGCTGCCCCGGATCGCCGGCCGCAAGACCCACGTCGGCCTCGTGCTCCTGGCGTACGTGCTCGGCCCGGTACTGTTCGGGTGGTACGGGCTCTTCTTCGGCCCGCTGGTGCTGGTTCTCGGCATCCAGCTCCTGCGTATCGGGTTCACCGAACTGATCCACGGCGACGCCGTCACGCCGCGGGTGAACGCCGGTGAGTCCATCGGCGCGGACCCCGAGACGGAGGAGTGA
- a CDS encoding ArsA family ATPase encodes MTRVVCYGGKGGVGKTTCAAATALVLADRGERALVVSTDPAHSLGDSLGVAVGDEVRELRDVTPGLHAVEVGPERGQAAYRRVVEALADEFRSAGLRMDEEDMEALFGAGVLPGGDEAAALDLLAEYAAEGPGDRAEDGEASGDAPAFDAVVLDTAPTGHTLRLLDLPDVLDASLAAAGKLRGQVSRMVDSARSVVFGPAAFFGGDDGDDIDDVRARFERAGTVLRDPDRTEFRPVLVPEAMAIAETERLVETLREDGVPVGRLVVNRVLRDTGCDCSRCRSLEERHTERLAEIRERFPGREVVELPELEGEAGGPETLRRLGDRLA; translated from the coding sequence GTGACCCGCGTCGTCTGCTACGGCGGGAAAGGCGGCGTCGGCAAGACGACCTGCGCCGCGGCGACCGCACTCGTCCTCGCCGACCGGGGGGAGCGCGCCCTCGTCGTCTCGACGGACCCGGCGCACTCGCTGGGCGACTCGCTCGGCGTCGCGGTCGGCGACGAGGTGCGGGAACTCCGCGACGTGACGCCGGGCCTCCACGCCGTCGAGGTCGGCCCCGAGCGCGGGCAGGCCGCCTACCGCCGAGTGGTCGAGGCGCTGGCGGACGAGTTCCGCTCGGCGGGGCTGCGGATGGACGAGGAGGACATGGAGGCGCTGTTCGGCGCGGGCGTGCTCCCCGGCGGCGACGAGGCGGCCGCGCTCGACCTGCTCGCGGAGTACGCGGCGGAGGGGCCCGGCGACAGAGCCGAGGACGGAGAGGCGTCCGGCGACGCGCCCGCGTTCGACGCGGTCGTTCTGGACACCGCTCCCACGGGCCACACGCTCCGCCTGCTCGACTTGCCGGACGTGCTCGACGCCTCGCTCGCCGCCGCCGGAAAGCTCCGGGGGCAGGTGAGCCGGATGGTCGACTCCGCGCGGAGCGTGGTGTTCGGCCCCGCCGCGTTCTTCGGCGGCGACGACGGGGACGACATCGACGACGTGCGGGCGCGCTTCGAACGCGCCGGGACGGTGCTCAGAGACCCCGACCGGACCGAGTTCCGCCCGGTGCTGGTGCCGGAGGCGATGGCCATCGCGGAGACGGAGCGGCTGGTCGAGACGCTCCGCGAGGACGGCGTGCCGGTCGGCCGGCTCGTCGTCAACCGCGTGCTCCGGGACACCGGATGCGACTGCTCGCGGTGCCGGTCGCTGGAGGAGCGCCACACCGAGCGGCTCGCGGAGATCCGCGAGCGGTTCCCGGGCCGCGAGGTCGTCGAGCTGCCGGAACTGGAGGGGGAAGCGGGCGGGCCGGAGACGCTCCGACGCCTCGGCGATCGGCTGGCGTAG
- the coxB gene encoding cytochrome c oxidase subunit II translates to MHTGGGVRTTLEVFREIFLVFLALGTVVGVVVVGYMVYNAYRYRDGNGDVSADVDRPRLGELPGGGGSGKKLFVSFGISAFIVVSLIGWTYGTLQYVEDGPPEAEAQEPLEVEVTGYQFGWRFEYPNGHTNSTLRVPADRPIRLIVTSDDVFHTLGIPDQRVKTDAIPGQTTRTWFVAEETGEFEVRCYELCGEGHSYMVADGVVMDQSSFDRWYANASADGEESDESASNETDDSATNESTAIDDGAAVAAPGPTPFELTTFPIEA, encoded by the coding sequence ATGCACACGGGCGGCGGCGTCCGGACGACGCTGGAGGTGTTCCGGGAGATCTTTCTGGTCTTTCTCGCCCTCGGGACGGTCGTCGGCGTCGTCGTCGTGGGATACATGGTGTACAACGCCTACCGGTATCGGGACGGCAACGGCGACGTCTCCGCCGACGTCGACCGGCCGCGACTGGGTGAACTCCCGGGGGGCGGGGGGAGCGGGAAGAAGCTGTTCGTCTCGTTCGGCATCAGCGCCTTCATCGTCGTCTCGCTCATCGGCTGGACGTACGGCACGCTCCAGTACGTCGAGGACGGCCCGCCGGAGGCGGAGGCCCAGGAACCGCTGGAGGTGGAGGTGACGGGCTACCAGTTCGGCTGGCGGTTCGAGTACCCGAACGGCCACACTAACTCCACGCTCCGGGTGCCGGCGGACCGTCCGATACGGTTGATAGTGACCTCCGACGACGTGTTCCACACCCTCGGCATACCCGACCAGCGGGTCAAGACCGACGCCATCCCCGGCCAGACGACGCGGACGTGGTTCGTCGCCGAGGAGACCGGCGAGTTCGAGGTCCGCTGCTACGAGCTCTGCGGCGAGGGCCACTCCTACATGGTCGCCGACGGCGTCGTGATGGACCAGTCCTCCTTCGACCGGTGGTACGCGAACGCGAGCGCCGACGGCGAGGAGTCGGACGAGTCCGCCTCGAACGAGACGGACGACTCGGCGACGAACGAGTCGACCGCGATCGACGACGGCGCGGCGGTGGCCGCGCCTGGACCGACCCCCTTCGAGCTAACGACGTTCCCCATCGAAGCATGA